Within Verrucomicrobiota bacterium, the genomic segment ACCCACTGGGCATACGTTCCAGAGAGCGGGGTTTATGAGGTGCCGTTCCGCTGCCTCGTTCCAAAAAACACCGATCAGGCTCTTGTTTGCGGACGCTGTTTTAGTGCGACCCATGATGCACATGCCTCCTGTCGCTCGATGGCTCAAACCATGGCCATGGGTCACGCAGCTGGAGTTGCTGCAGCCTTTGCGGTAGACTCAGGAATCGCTCCAATGGATGTCCCTACCCTAACCCTTCAAGACACCCTGCGATCCCAGGGTGCTGTTCTCGAGATTCCCGATGCACTCGCCGATACATCGGAAAACGGCTGGTCCAACAATCGGAAAGCCTCGACTCCCCGAACCTAAGAAAACCCAGAGAGTTTATTCATGAAAGAACGACCCCTTCGAACCTCCGTAATCGGTAGCTATCCTTTCCCTTCGTGGCTGAACTTTGCGAGCCAGCATCTCGATGAATTCGGTGTGTCTGACATAGCCGAGATCCAGGACGATGCTGTAATCGCAGCCATTCACGATCAGGAGTCCGCAGGCCTCGATGCGATCACGGATGGAGAGCAGACGCGGCTCGATTTCAATCTCTCCTTTTATGGCTACCTGAGCGGAATTGAACTCGAGTCGAAAAGTCCACGCCTGCATGGCCCCCCTGCCCACGACCAACGAGGAAAGCACCGCTTGACGGGAACGTTAACGGCACCTGCAGGTCTGGGTGCAGTGGAGGAATTTGAGCGATTGAAACGATTGGCGCCCGATAGCGAGGCTACTTTGAAAGCCTCGGTCCCCGGGCCTTACACAATGAGTGGTCGTCTTCTTCCGAATGAAGAGTATCCGGATCGATGGGCGATCACTGAAGCCTTGCTACCTTTGATCAGAGAAGAGCTGATCAAACTGGCAGAAGCCGGGTGCACCGAGATCTGCGTGGATGAACCGTCCATGAGCTGCTATGCGTTCAAAGAGAACACTTCTCGCTTCGTCGACATCTTCAACCGGACGGTCGAGGGAATTCGTGGAAAAGTGCGCATCTGCACGCACCTTTGTTTCGGTAATTTCAAGGGGCACGCAGTCGGCTTAAGGAAAATTGCGCCCATGTTTCCTGCGTTTCTTGATTTTCATGTCGACGAAATGCATGTCGAGATGGCGAGCCGGGAGTTTTCGGAAATCGAGGCGATCAGCCAAATCGCCGAGTGCATGGATGTGGCTGTGGGAATCGTCGACGTAAAAAGCTACTACATCGAAAGTGAGGCCGATATCGTCGAGCGGGTAAATCTCTGTCTCGAACACGCTCCAGCCGAAAAGCTTGTCTTCGCACCGGACTGCGGTCTCAGCCAAACCGCTCGCTGGGCCGCGAAGAAGAAGCTCGTTAATATGGTCGCCGGAGTACACAAGGTGCGCAAATCCATCGGCTGCGAATGATCATTCCAAAGCAGAAGGACGAGGAGCTCCTTGCCGATATCGCGAGTGCAAACAACGCGTACCTGCACATCTGGTGGCTGGGGCAAAGTGGTTTTTTGGTCAAGTACGCCGAAACCACCCTTCTCTTTGATCCTTACCTTTCGGATAGCCTTACCGAGAAATACGCTGGCACGGACAAACCTCACGTCAGAATGACCGAGCGGGTCATTGCTCCCGAAAGGCTTGGATTCGCCTCGATTGTGACCTCCAGCCATGTCCACACGGATCATCTCGATCACGGAACGTTGCTTCCGCTGCGCGAGACGAACCCTTCGATCAGGCTCATCCTTCCACGAGCGATCAAAGAATCGGCGATTGGACGATTGGGTGACTGGGGAAAGGATTTTCATTGGGTCAACGCGGGCGACACTGTCGAAGATTCGGGCACCCGGGTTCGGGTTATCCCGGCAGCACACAATGCCCTGAAAGAGGACGAAGCTGGAAATCATTACTTCATCGGATTCGTGGCCGAAATCGGCCCATGGCGCATCTACCACAGCGGCGACACCCTGCTCTACGACGGTATCGAGCAATGGATCGATGGACCGGTCGATGTCGCGATTCTTCCGATCAATGGGAACAAGCCCGAGCGACGGGTTGCCGGAAATCTAGATGGGAAAGAGGCGGCTCTACTAGCGAAGCGGATTGGGGCACAGACGGTCATCCCCTGCCACTTCGATATGTTCGAGTTCAATACTGCGACGCCCGAACTCTTCGAAAAATCCTGCCGGGAGCTGGACCAGAATTTTTGCGTAATGGAGGCGGGGGAACGGCTCTCTTTGATGAATCCAGAAATGGTTCGATGATACGCACTGTTCTGAAAGATGTTCCCCCGGATGAGCTTGGCGTGTGCTACGCACACGAGCACCTGATTATTGACGGAAGTGTTGCGACGATTCGATATCCTGAGTTTGCACTCTCTTCGGTCGAAAACGGCGTTTCTGAGTTGACTCGTTTTTATGCGGATGGCGGGCGGGCAATGGTTGACTCGATGCCCTGCGATGCGGGTCGAAACGTAACAAAGCTTGCGGAAATCTCTAAAGGCTCTGGGGTCCATATTCTCTGCCCCACCGGTCTGCACCTGGCGAAATACTACGACGATGGACACTGGAGTCATCGTTATACCTCCGATCAGATTGCCCAACTTTTCCGGGCCGATATTGAGCAAGGTATAGACCGGAATGATTACTCGGGTCCTTTCGTAGAGCGCACAAACCATCGGGCCGGATTGATCAAAGTGGCGACAGCTGGCGAATTATTTAGCCCGAGAGAAGAAAAGATCTTCGAAGCAGCAGCTCAAACTCATCAGGCAACCGGCTGCCCGATTTTGACTCACGTGGAAGAGGGTATCGGCGCCATTCAGCAAGTAGAAAACTTTGCTTCACACGGAGTCGACCTTGCGAAAGTGGTGCTTTCTCACACCGATCGTTCGCCGGACCCTGCCTACCATCGCGAACTCCTGCAAACGGGTGTGAAAGTGGAGTACGACAGCGCCTTTCGCTGGAGAACGGAAAACAACCCGACCCTCGATCTTGTCATCGAGCTGATGAGCGAATTTCCGGATCAAATCATGCTCGGCATGGACGCTGCCCGGCC encodes:
- a CDS encoding methionine synthase, giving the protein MKERPLRTSVIGSYPFPSWLNFASQHLDEFGVSDIAEIQDDAVIAAIHDQESAGLDAITDGEQTRLDFNLSFYGYLSGIELESKSPRLHGPPAHDQRGKHRLTGTLTAPAGLGAVEEFERLKRLAPDSEATLKASVPGPYTMSGRLLPNEEYPDRWAITEALLPLIREELIKLAEAGCTEICVDEPSMSCYAFKENTSRFVDIFNRTVEGIRGKVRICTHLCFGNFKGHAVGLRKIAPMFPAFLDFHVDEMHVEMASREFSEIEAISQIAECMDVAVGIVDVKSYYIESEADIVERVNLCLEHAPAEKLVFAPDCGLSQTARWAAKKKLVNMVAGVHKVRKSIGCE
- a CDS encoding MBL fold metallo-hydrolase — translated: MIIPKQKDEELLADIASANNAYLHIWWLGQSGFLVKYAETTLLFDPYLSDSLTEKYAGTDKPHVRMTERVIAPERLGFASIVTSSHVHTDHLDHGTLLPLRETNPSIRLILPRAIKESAIGRLGDWGKDFHWVNAGDTVEDSGTRVRVIPAAHNALKEDEAGNHYFIGFVAEIGPWRIYHSGDTLLYDGIEQWIDGPVDVAILPINGNKPERRVAGNLDGKEAALLAKRIGAQTVIPCHFDMFEFNTATPELFEKSCRELDQNFCVMEAGERLSLMNPEMVR
- a CDS encoding aryldialkylphosphatase translates to MIRTVLKDVPPDELGVCYAHEHLIIDGSVATIRYPEFALSSVENGVSELTRFYADGGRAMVDSMPCDAGRNVTKLAEISKGSGVHILCPTGLHLAKYYDDGHWSHRYTSDQIAQLFRADIEQGIDRNDYSGPFVERTNHRAGLIKVATAGELFSPREEKIFEAAAQTHQATGCPILTHVEEGIGAIQQVENFASHGVDLAKVVLSHTDRSPDPAYHRELLQTGVKVEYDSAFRWRTENNPTLDLVIELMSEFPDQIMLGMDAARPAYWKSYGGSPGLSFLLNEFTEQMRDRGLTEEQWQRIFVSTPAQTYSFKPQVN